The genomic stretch CGGTTAACAAAGCTGTTTCACAAAGCCCTGGCTTAGGTGCTGGATTGATCAGAATGCATTTTCATGATTGCTTTGTTAGGGTAAGTTTCATGTTCAAAATTTTCTCACATATTATAAGTTTTAACAAATCATAGGGTTATTGCTAATACTAATATATTCAATTTTACATAATAGGGTTGTGATGCTTCTGTGTTACTAGCATCAACACCAGGAAACATAGCTGAGAGAGACAACTTCGTCAACAATCCAAGCCTACGCGGCTTCGAGTTTATCAACGAGATCAAGGCCCAACTAGAATCGGAATGTCCGCAGACAGTATCGTGTGCGGACATTCTTACCTTTGCAGCAAGAGACAGTGCTCTCAAGCTCAGTGGTGGTACTATAAACTACGAGGTACCATCAGGGCGAAGAGACGGCCGTGTCTCTATCGGAGACGAAGTGCCAAAAAATCTACCCGCACCTTTCTTCACCACCGATCAACTCATCGCAAACTTTGCACAGAAAGGGTTATCCGCCGATGAAATGGTTACACTCTCGGGAGCACATTCAGTTGGTGTATCACACTGTTCTTCTTTCTCGAACCGTTTGTATTCATTTAGTAATACAAACGCTGTGGATCCTTCCATGGATCCATCATTCGTTGAATCATTGAAAACAAAGTGTCCAGTTCCACCAAGTAGCAACGATCCATTAGTGGTGCTTGATGTTGGTAGTCCTAATCGTTTGGATAGTGTTTACTATGAAGGATTGGTTAACCATCGTGGTTTGTTGACTTCCGATCAAACGTTGTTGAGTAGTGAATCAACAAAAGAAATTGTGGTAAATAATGCAAATTATGGTGCAAATTGGGCTAAGAAGTTTGCAGATGCTATGGTGCATATGGGTTCTATTGATGTGGTAAGTGGCTATGATGGTGAGATTAGGAAACATTGCAACTTTGTCAATTAATACTACTAGGTGCTTGTTTTGTGACAACAATTGTTTTGTTTTAGTTTGGTCAAAAGTCAATGTGTAAATTCCTATTAGGGTGCATCTATGTCTTGTTGTGTATTTCCCTTATTATTTTGCTTTCTATATTCTTGAAGTGTATTATATTTGTAATTCATATAATTCTATTTGTTCTGTTAGTATCATGAGTAAGTAATTTCGTATTGATTAAGAAGTAAATCAATCTCTTTAGTTCTATCCGAAGTCTTGAACTATTCGGTACATGGTGAACactttgatatttttaaatttaattgagTATTAGTACTCTTAGCCAATATGATTCAACGCCACAtccctttttgttttattttatttttaaaataattaaaattttaatacaaaTTGCACTAAAGGTACTGGTATCTAGGGTTTAAAATCAAATCAactcaatagaaaaccgcaaatctaaccaaaccaaatcgaaaccgcaaaaaaccgcatttggttcggattagtttgggtcatcttttaacaaaactgcACGGTTCGGTttgtggtttgtattttgtaaaccgaatcaaaccgcattatgttacaacctaacttttacttaactcacatccaacccaaacttaaatctattataCCTTAGTCTTATAGtcacgaacaattttctcatccttacacatatgattttagtctcgatcttctcaaatctctaatagcattatcgcgtcttctttgccacatacatctccCCTCTTTTTCTattctctactctcttatattctttctttttcaccctcatttttatgcaaatgttccctatttcaatttcgtttttatcgcacatcttcttctctaatctcttaactcctttgtttttttttgttttttaccttcgctaatctctcatctcttctattttttttcattctaataatttttatattgttttatactattattttatgtttattattccactttggtctaatttaatatttacatattaaataaaaagttgttgtcaaaatatgacgagttttgttgttattcgaTAATGTATGAATGTCTAgatacaaagttatgttatcatctatatgtatatgtatggttcaataaaatatttgtaaaaagccgaaccaaccgaaccaaaccgcattagtttggtttggttcggattttttttaaaagccaaccgaatcaaaccaaaccgcacaATTTTTTCTCTTACGGTTcgaatgatttttttcgtcaaaaccgttCAAATCGCACCGCGAACACCTCTACTAATACCCATCTTAAATTCATGCCAAATAATTTACCTTTTAATTATACTTTTGAATCCCTAATActtattcaattatttttatatgtattgTTTTTCATCACCGGATCACCAACGAATTCAACTTAAAATATGAATCACGATTGGAAAATAAATTGTATAATCATACATAAGATGATTGTTGTATAAATATTAGCTTGTCAATATATGAATGTTTTATCATGCTTTATATAGCAATAGTTCACCTTTATAGCAATAGTGCACCTAAAGAATTATGGTTTGTTGTTATATAA from Vicia villosa cultivar HV-30 ecotype Madison, WI linkage group LG4, Vvil1.0, whole genome shotgun sequence encodes the following:
- the LOC131600128 gene encoding peroxidase 5-like, coding for MSKMVSSLILIFLSISSLASASLQVGFYGYTCPSAETIVRNTVNKAVSQSPGLGAGLIRMHFHDCFVRGCDASVLLASTPGNIAERDNFVNNPSLRGFEFINEIKAQLESECPQTVSCADILTFAARDSALKLSGGTINYEVPSGRRDGRVSIGDEVPKNLPAPFFTTDQLIANFAQKGLSADEMVTLSGAHSVGVSHCSSFSNRLYSFSNTNAVDPSMDPSFVESLKTKCPVPPSSNDPLVVLDVGSPNRLDSVYYEGLVNHRGLLTSDQTLLSSESTKEIVVNNANYGANWAKKFADAMVHMGSIDVVSGYDGEIRKHCNFVN